Proteins encoded by one window of Chondromyces crocatus:
- a CDS encoding 2-oxo acid dehydrogenase subunit E2, giving the protein MSNKKPKMSTRRKLAIASWSSPREGNIYGKLTLDATEAVAYIEHLRRTTGEKVTITHLVGKACGEALRQEPTLNGFIRLGSYIPHDSVDISFLVALEEGGNLAKAKISHVDQKSVVDVARELRELAGRLHRGGDEAFNKTQSPIRALPTWLLRPLLYSTGLLSASFGVSIPALGLEAFPFGACIITSVGMFGLDEGYAPPTPFARVPAYVLVGALRDSPAVVDGQLTVRKQLTITATLDHRFIDGHQAGTLARVVREAFENPWRLEGLPGRPAEASDAAVKANAQPGAASTC; this is encoded by the coding sequence ATGTCGAACAAAAAGCCGAAGATGAGCACTCGTCGGAAGCTCGCCATCGCGAGCTGGAGTAGCCCGCGTGAAGGGAACATCTACGGAAAGCTCACGCTCGATGCGACCGAGGCTGTCGCCTACATCGAGCACCTGAGGCGTACCACGGGAGAGAAGGTGACCATCACCCACCTCGTGGGGAAGGCGTGTGGTGAAGCGCTCCGGCAGGAGCCTACCTTGAACGGCTTCATCCGACTCGGCTCGTACATTCCACACGACTCGGTCGACATCTCGTTCCTCGTCGCACTGGAGGAGGGCGGGAACCTCGCCAAGGCCAAGATCAGCCACGTCGACCAGAAATCCGTCGTCGATGTCGCGCGTGAGCTGCGTGAGCTGGCGGGGCGCCTTCACCGAGGCGGTGACGAGGCGTTCAACAAGACGCAGAGTCCGATCCGCGCGCTCCCCACCTGGTTGCTCCGACCACTGCTGTACTCGACCGGTTTGCTCAGCGCCTCGTTCGGGGTCTCGATCCCGGCGCTGGGGCTGGAGGCCTTTCCCTTCGGAGCCTGCATCATCACCAGTGTGGGGATGTTCGGTCTCGACGAGGGGTACGCACCCCCCACGCCGTTCGCGCGCGTTCCTGCCTATGTGCTCGTGGGGGCGCTGCGCGACAGCCCGGCAGTCGTCGACGGACAGCTCACGGTGCGCAAGCAGCTCACCATCACCGCGACCCTGGATCATCGCTTCATCGACGGACACCAGGCTGGCACACTCGCCCGCGTCGTGCGCGAGGCGTTCGAGAATCCCTGGCGACTCGAAGGGCTGCCGGGCCGCCCGGCGGAGGCGAGCGACGCCGCGGTGAAGGCCAACGCACAGCCTGGCGCTGCCAGCACCTGCTGA
- a CDS encoding serine/threonine protein kinase — protein sequence MDGETLVSDNTLGGQGSELQAGHLVGEYSIESKLGEGGFGVVYKAIHPVIGKAAAIKVLNPECSADPQMVARFVAEARAVNQIRHKGIIDIFSFGRLDDGRQYYIMELLDGVPLDAYVKRRGRLPPEEVLPILRQISRALDAAHGAGIAHRDLKPENVFVVFDDEGLVSIKLLDFGIAKLLGDHEGGQKTRSGALLGSPFYMSPEQCRGRGVDHRTDIYSLGVMACELLTGHLPFEGEDMMDLLMKQVNAPPPRPSTLCKDLAQELDQPVMQMLAKAPGARPSSVGGAVDALVAAAQSAGHTIPATALRSEVVRPVSDRGSASAPGARHDIGAQETVVAPEGVSAETRGSTPKTLVVSASGAFPAPSHSRTLVLVALVSLTVGILAALAFWTSSSATSSSEIAHASLDPLPPTPPGPMATSAAGGEEVASKPSPPSGEVVIVVQGNPPDLDISLNGSRLGSASEALVLQRSDDEVELLFSAKGYRTSTQKISPRSDMELEVKLVKETAPSSKPVKSRIHRDLSYD from the coding sequence GTGGACGGTGAGACGCTCGTCAGCGACAACACGCTTGGAGGGCAGGGGAGCGAGCTGCAAGCGGGGCACCTGGTCGGCGAGTACAGCATCGAGAGCAAGCTCGGTGAGGGGGGGTTTGGCGTCGTCTACAAGGCGATCCATCCCGTCATCGGCAAGGCTGCGGCCATCAAGGTCCTGAACCCGGAGTGCTCGGCGGACCCGCAGATGGTCGCGCGGTTCGTCGCCGAGGCGCGCGCCGTGAACCAGATCCGCCACAAGGGGATCATCGACATCTTCTCGTTCGGGAGGCTCGATGACGGGCGGCAGTACTACATCATGGAGCTGCTCGATGGCGTCCCGCTCGATGCCTATGTGAAGCGGCGTGGCCGACTTCCTCCGGAAGAGGTGTTGCCGATCCTTCGACAGATCTCCCGCGCGCTGGACGCGGCGCACGGTGCTGGCATCGCGCACCGTGACCTGAAGCCCGAGAACGTCTTCGTCGTCTTCGACGACGAGGGGCTCGTCTCGATCAAGCTGCTCGACTTCGGCATCGCAAAGCTCCTCGGCGATCATGAAGGCGGCCAGAAGACCCGCTCGGGCGCCCTCCTCGGGTCGCCGTTTTACATGTCACCGGAGCAGTGTCGCGGTCGAGGCGTCGACCACCGCACGGACATCTACTCGCTCGGCGTGATGGCCTGCGAGCTGCTCACCGGTCACCTTCCCTTCGAAGGCGAGGACATGATGGACCTGCTCATGAAGCAGGTGAACGCGCCGCCTCCACGGCCGTCGACCTTGTGCAAGGACCTCGCGCAAGAGCTGGATCAGCCGGTGATGCAGATGCTCGCGAAAGCTCCGGGCGCGCGACCCTCGTCCGTGGGAGGCGCCGTCGATGCGCTGGTCGCGGCGGCGCAGTCCGCGGGGCACACCATCCCGGCCACGGCGCTGCGCTCCGAGGTGGTCCGTCCAGTCAGTGATCGGGGAAGTGCATCCGCTCCAGGCGCGCGACACGACATCGGAGCCCAGGAGACCGTCGTGGCACCCGAGGGCGTCTCGGCAGAGACCCGCGGCTCCACACCAAAGACCCTCGTCGTGTCTGCCTCGGGAGCGTTCCCGGCCCCGAGCCACTCGCGGACGCTCGTCCTCGTCGCGCTGGTCTCGCTCACCGTCGGCATCCTGGCCGCACTCGCCTTCTGGACGAGCTCATCGGCCACGTCGTCCTCGGAGATCGCTCATGCCAGCCTCGATCCGTTGCCACCGACTCCGCCGGGGCCGATGGCAACCTCGGCGGCTGGGGGAGAGGAGGTTGCCTCCAAGCCATCGCCCCCTTCCGGGGAGGTCGTGATCGTCGTCCAGGGAAACCCTCCGGACCTCGACATTTCGTTGAACGGTTCCCGGCTCGGTTCCGCCTCGGAGGCGCTCGTCCTCCAGCGCAGCGACGACGAAGTGGAACTCTTGTTCTCCGCGAAAGGCTATCGAACGAGCACGCAGAAGATCTCGCCACGGTCCGACATGGAGCTGGAGGTCAAGCTCGTGAAAGAGACCGCGCCGTCCTCCAAGCCTGTGAAATCCAGGATTCATCGGGATCTTTCTTACGACTGA
- a CDS encoding FG-GAP repeat domain-containing protein codes for MRTTCIAGLFLGLGLLGACMSLPDVDGGMCGNRVVEASNGESCDSVRAVNGFQCIAPGEPYECHYRCKDEESTRDGGTASQRCPEGYACGKGDEVCRSPVGQFVAPELVVAKGGTQLLAADMDGNDTKDLISVGEAATSVHYLDDSGRYLSSVEVPSFPFRPAVTNLDGKGPEDLILNLIAGIGAFEGQNDRTLRRMLFGSYALPPELGTILQVLVADIQPARLGDENLLVFQHDDKIDLLSISSQPFTGVAVIDGWTIPGGATANLGEPVAAAKVRPGDPCVHLFLAIPQSTTIEVFRPCPAAGVRSTIPLPANRRVWGELRLGDVDGDGDEDLIVGSTDAGGNHGYEIFSFDDGNGFQHLRSIEVREEAACSSQNGGARLYGPVLEIVDIDGDGRVDLIDGRGALRMTSTGPVREVCAAVPLWNHVVAGRFNADPFLDLAVIRAVGSETTVDVLIGTGTGWTNTFSFPMDRPVQRLFAADLDGDVLDDVLVWQTPGDSQPARLSVLFGRAAGGPEPLTTIGDLDAIQRITVGRSYGADGISDISIVSGSPGSVAFSLIPGDPSRHFLSPFVFEEEGAPAGVRETPVRIAGGEFTGDGLGDVAVLTARSEDDTVPGKRSFSLWLAAATPNAGFVRTRLEQGLSMQDGAIALAIVDLDEVTDPTGKKAEEAVIFYRGPDRADQGSVTDRYIIVRSDDSGVAPIPQEVHLGESLRLTPESRDVPAPLRVIDVDGDGKRDIALATSKSVVVFWNEGNSTLGGPTEFSLAPSLDKAKEVIEVMDFDFIELDGDRARELVILTSVGLIPFDLRGADAKAMKQGERPSTVMPFKVVGAPQISISDLEEDEEDQTLSEIPGGRGGLAFLCADVDRDGLDDIVVAKPDGIFLLRARQQGAR; via the coding sequence ATGCGAACCACCTGCATCGCGGGACTGTTTCTGGGACTGGGGCTGCTCGGCGCGTGCATGTCGCTTCCGGACGTGGACGGAGGGATGTGCGGAAATCGCGTCGTTGAGGCAAGCAATGGTGAGTCCTGTGACAGCGTCAGGGCGGTCAATGGCTTTCAGTGCATCGCGCCAGGCGAACCGTATGAATGCCACTATCGGTGCAAAGATGAAGAGAGCACCCGAGATGGCGGGACAGCGTCGCAGCGATGTCCGGAGGGATATGCCTGCGGCAAGGGCGACGAAGTCTGTCGCTCCCCCGTCGGCCAGTTCGTCGCTCCGGAGCTCGTGGTGGCGAAGGGCGGGACGCAGCTCCTTGCCGCCGATATGGATGGCAATGATACGAAAGATTTGATCTCCGTCGGGGAGGCCGCGACTTCCGTCCACTATCTCGACGATAGCGGGCGGTATCTTTCCTCCGTCGAGGTCCCCTCTTTCCCGTTCAGACCCGCCGTGACGAACCTGGACGGCAAGGGACCCGAAGATCTGATCCTCAACCTGATTGCCGGGATCGGGGCCTTCGAGGGACAGAACGATCGGACGCTCCGGCGCATGCTCTTCGGCTCCTACGCGTTGCCTCCCGAGCTGGGAACGATCTTGCAAGTTCTCGTGGCGGACATCCAGCCAGCGCGTCTGGGTGACGAAAACCTGCTCGTCTTTCAGCACGATGACAAAATCGATCTGCTGAGCATATCGTCTCAACCTTTTACCGGCGTGGCCGTGATCGACGGCTGGACGATCCCGGGGGGGGCGACTGCCAATCTCGGTGAGCCCGTCGCCGCGGCGAAGGTCCGCCCGGGCGATCCATGTGTCCACCTGTTCCTGGCGATTCCGCAGAGCACGACCATCGAGGTATTTCGACCGTGTCCAGCGGCAGGCGTGAGGAGCACCATCCCTCTGCCCGCGAACCGAAGAGTCTGGGGCGAACTCCGCCTCGGAGATGTCGACGGCGACGGCGACGAAGATCTGATCGTGGGGTCGACGGATGCGGGCGGGAATCACGGCTACGAGATTTTCTCGTTCGATGACGGGAATGGCTTCCAGCATCTAAGGTCCATCGAAGTCCGCGAGGAGGCCGCTTGCTCATCACAGAATGGTGGCGCTCGCCTTTATGGGCCGGTGCTCGAGATCGTCGACATCGACGGCGACGGCCGTGTCGATTTGATTGATGGACGAGGCGCCTTGCGCATGACGTCGACCGGTCCGGTTCGTGAGGTGTGTGCTGCCGTTCCTCTCTGGAATCACGTCGTCGCTGGTCGCTTCAACGCCGACCCCTTCCTCGATCTGGCCGTGATCCGCGCGGTGGGTTCAGAGACGACGGTGGACGTGCTCATCGGAACCGGGACGGGCTGGACCAATACGTTCTCGTTTCCGATGGACCGACCCGTTCAGCGGCTCTTCGCGGCCGATCTCGATGGAGACGTCCTTGATGACGTGCTCGTCTGGCAGACGCCAGGGGACTCTCAGCCGGCTCGCCTCTCCGTGCTCTTCGGGCGTGCCGCAGGAGGTCCGGAGCCGCTGACGACGATTGGCGATCTCGACGCCATCCAGCGCATCACGGTAGGACGCTCCTACGGTGCGGATGGCATCAGCGACATCAGCATCGTCTCGGGTTCACCCGGTAGCGTGGCCTTCTCGTTGATCCCCGGAGATCCCAGCCGGCATTTTCTCTCTCCGTTCGTGTTCGAGGAAGAAGGGGCACCGGCAGGCGTGCGCGAGACGCCGGTGCGCATTGCGGGGGGCGAGTTCACCGGGGATGGCTTGGGGGACGTCGCTGTGCTGACGGCGAGGAGTGAAGACGACACCGTGCCGGGCAAGAGGTCCTTCTCCTTGTGGCTCGCCGCGGCGACCCCGAACGCCGGCTTCGTCCGTACGAGGCTGGAGCAAGGGCTCTCCATGCAGGACGGGGCCATCGCGCTTGCCATCGTGGACCTCGATGAGGTCACGGACCCGACGGGCAAGAAGGCAGAAGAGGCGGTGATCTTCTACCGAGGTCCTGACCGAGCCGATCAAGGCAGCGTCACCGATCGTTACATCATCGTCCGATCAGACGACTCAGGCGTTGCACCCATCCCGCAGGAAGTCCACCTCGGTGAGTCTCTGCGCTTGACGCCGGAGAGTCGCGACGTTCCAGCGCCCCTTCGCGTGATCGACGTCGACGGTGATGGGAAGCGTGACATCGCGCTCGCGACCTCGAAGAGCGTCGTCGTCTTCTGGAATGAGGGAAACTCCACCCTGGGGGGGCCAACCGAGTTTTCGCTGGCGCCATCTCTCGACAAGGCCAAGGAGGTGATCGAGGTCATGGACTTCGATTTCATCGAGCTCGATGGAGATCGAGCGCGAGAGCTGGTGATCCTGACCTCGGTGGGGCTCATCCCATTCGACCTCCGGGGAGCGGATGCCAAGGCGATGAAGCAGGGCGAGAGACCATCGACCGTGATGCCTTTCAAGGTCGTGGGGGCGCCGCAGATCTCGATCTCGGACCTGGAGGAAGATGAGGAGGATCAAACGCTCAGCGAGATCCCGGGTGGCCGAGGGGGCCTCGCGTTTCTCTGCGCCGATGTCGATCGTGACGGCCTCGACGACATCGTCGTCGCGAAGCCCGATGGCATCTTCCTGCTTCGCGCAAGGCAACAGGGGGCCCGGTGA
- a CDS encoding tetratricopeptide repeat protein, whose protein sequence is MSTSSRSLAPPAAAACVALCLTMALGVPSALANDTSDPAWVYFNAGQQAYAAGKYPYAIQAFQQAFKITARPGLVFSIAQAYRKQYVTLRKRQDLQEAVTHYRKYLSLVPDGGRRADAVSALEELEPALERLQTQQEAEAPSPVPEETMPSTRLMVSASVRQARISVDGGAPSEMPLMVEVSPGKHTLRIVADGYFPEEREVVAAEGGIVALDMALREKPALLDIVAKAGSRVTIDGRPAGELPFGRPIELEAGSRFVTVTRNGFKPFSSDLLLERGGQKQLVARLEVTQQRVLAYVLLGAGAATAGLGALLALRAAEIESEADEINTRRVSGSIQAAELNDYNALIRERNEFRIGAATTLGAAAAISGIGALLFAFDPPGMVSVPPRATRSTPPARPEPGDVGDKGVDISAAPVWAPGVFGLTVRGHF, encoded by the coding sequence GTGAGCACATCCTCTCGTTCCCTGGCCCCTCCCGCTGCGGCAGCTTGCGTGGCGCTGTGTTTGACGATGGCCCTCGGCGTCCCCTCGGCGCTCGCCAACGACACGTCCGATCCTGCGTGGGTCTATTTCAATGCAGGCCAGCAGGCTTACGCTGCAGGAAAGTACCCGTACGCCATCCAGGCGTTCCAGCAAGCATTCAAGATCACGGCGCGGCCCGGGCTCGTCTTCTCGATAGCGCAAGCCTATCGCAAGCAATACGTCACGCTGCGCAAGCGACAAGATCTCCAGGAAGCCGTCACCCATTATCGCAAATACCTCTCCCTGGTCCCGGATGGGGGTCGGCGGGCCGATGCCGTGTCCGCGCTCGAGGAGCTGGAGCCTGCCCTCGAGCGCCTCCAGACCCAGCAGGAGGCGGAGGCCCCTTCGCCGGTGCCCGAGGAGACGATGCCCTCCACGAGGCTGATGGTCTCCGCCTCGGTGCGCCAGGCGCGGATCTCGGTCGATGGCGGAGCCCCCTCCGAGATGCCGCTCATGGTCGAGGTGAGCCCGGGCAAGCACACGCTCCGGATCGTGGCCGACGGTTACTTCCCCGAAGAGCGCGAGGTGGTCGCCGCCGAGGGCGGGATCGTGGCGCTGGACATGGCGCTGCGCGAGAAGCCCGCGTTGCTCGACATCGTGGCCAAGGCGGGCTCGCGGGTCACCATCGATGGCCGCCCTGCAGGTGAGCTTCCGTTCGGGCGCCCCATCGAACTGGAGGCGGGGTCGAGGTTCGTCACGGTGACGCGCAATGGCTTCAAGCCTTTCTCCAGCGACCTCCTGCTCGAGCGGGGTGGACAGAAGCAGCTCGTCGCTCGCCTCGAAGTGACCCAGCAGCGCGTGCTCGCCTATGTGCTGCTGGGCGCTGGTGCAGCCACGGCCGGCCTCGGTGCGCTCCTGGCCTTGCGGGCTGCGGAAATCGAGAGCGAAGCGGATGAGATCAACACCCGCCGCGTCAGCGGCTCCATCCAGGCGGCCGAGCTGAATGACTACAATGCCTTGATTCGCGAGCGTAACGAGTTCCGCATCGGGGCCGCCACGACGCTCGGTGCCGCGGCCGCCATCTCTGGCATCGGGGCGCTGCTCTTCGCTTTCGATCCGCCGGGCATGGTCTCCGTCCCCCCGCGCGCGACGCGATCCACACCTCCTGCCCGACCCGAGCCCGGCGACGTCGGCGACAAGGGCGTCGACATCTCGGCCGCGCCTGTGTGGGCGCCTGGTGTCTTCGGCCTGACGGTGCGCGGTCACTTCTAG
- a CDS encoding AAA family ATPase, whose product MAIASGVDLESRLAVARDASRRLKDAIAQVIVGQSEVVEQTLWGILAGGHVLLEGAPGLGKTLLVRTIASCLDLRFSRIQFTPDLMPSDVTGTNILVSAPDGSRHFSLHKGPIFGQVILADEINRATPKTQSALLEAMQEHACTIAGVRHVMEQPFFVLATENPIEMEGTYPLPEAQLDRFLLKVMVPSPTEDEMTEILVRTTGHALESPSRVLTREEILDLRSLCRDVAVAEPVMRYASRLVRATDPQERGAPDITRRALRYGAGVRGAQSLVLGAKAVALLEGRAHVAFADVQRVALPVLRHRLIRSFEGEADGITTDQVVSAVIEAIPTRPASVDEAIKR is encoded by the coding sequence ATGGCCATAGCATCCGGCGTGGATCTCGAATCCCGACTCGCGGTCGCGCGTGACGCGAGCCGCCGTCTCAAGGACGCGATCGCCCAGGTGATCGTCGGGCAGAGCGAGGTCGTGGAGCAGACGCTCTGGGGGATCCTCGCTGGCGGTCACGTGCTCCTCGAAGGCGCGCCGGGGCTGGGGAAGACGCTCCTCGTCCGCACCATCGCCTCGTGTCTGGACCTCAGGTTCTCGCGCATCCAGTTCACGCCGGACCTCATGCCGAGCGACGTGACCGGCACCAACATCCTGGTCTCGGCGCCGGACGGGTCACGTCACTTCTCGCTGCACAAGGGACCCATCTTCGGACAGGTGATCCTGGCCGACGAGATCAACCGCGCCACACCGAAGACGCAGAGCGCCTTGCTCGAAGCGATGCAGGAACATGCCTGCACCATCGCGGGCGTGCGCCACGTCATGGAGCAGCCCTTCTTCGTGCTCGCCACCGAGAACCCGATCGAGATGGAAGGGACCTACCCCCTGCCCGAGGCCCAGCTCGACAGGTTCCTGCTCAAGGTGATGGTCCCGAGCCCGACCGAGGACGAGATGACGGAGATCCTCGTCCGCACCACGGGGCACGCGCTGGAGTCGCCCTCGCGCGTGCTCACCCGCGAAGAGATCCTCGACCTGCGCTCGCTCTGTCGTGACGTGGCGGTGGCCGAGCCCGTCATGCGTTACGCCTCGCGCCTCGTCCGCGCCACCGACCCGCAGGAGCGCGGAGCGCCGGACATCACGCGGCGCGCCCTTCGGTACGGGGCGGGTGTGCGAGGCGCGCAGTCTCTGGTCCTCGGCGCGAAGGCGGTCGCGTTGCTGGAGGGAAGAGCGCACGTCGCCTTTGCGGACGTGCAGCGGGTCGCGTTGCCCGTCCTGCGCCACCGCCTGATCCGGTCCTTCGAGGGCGAGGCGGACGGCATCACCACCGATCAGGTCGTCTCCGCCGTCATCGAGGCGATCCCGACCCGGCCGGCGTCGGTGGACGAGGCGATCAAACGATGA
- a CDS encoding ABC transporter ATP-binding protein: MSEPVGPTVEGGAPVAQAPAQASRPRPAIRVRHLWHRFGTFDVLRDVTFDVAEGEIFGFIGPNGAGKTTTIRVMTTLLEPMAGRVEVDGIDVSLNPYAVRRLIGYMPDHAGVYDRVTVREYLEFFADAFRVPSADVVDAVLELTELRRIQDRVVATMSKGMKQRLQLGRILLHDPKVLILDEPASDLDPRARIEIRDLLLELRSLGKTVFLSSHILTELSDVCTSIGILERGRLVVAGPIGEIGARLEAIRAAQAIGHHPPPNAPHGHAPHGRAPHGHAPHGHAPYGHLPPGHAPPAPYPAVNGAPPPAYPGAPGQTPPPGPSMVPGHAAVPGHAVVPGHPPAPGVPLPVAIRRKVKVKVLGDAIRAAYFLRGGPGIIEVEVIAGLVHVTFEGGEVKIAEIVQHLVRNGVGVVGVEPERNELERIFLEVTRGEVQ, translated from the coding sequence ATGAGCGAGCCCGTGGGACCGACGGTGGAGGGGGGCGCCCCGGTGGCGCAGGCGCCCGCGCAAGCGTCTCGGCCCCGACCCGCGATCCGCGTGCGGCACCTGTGGCACCGGTTCGGCACCTTCGACGTCCTGAGGGACGTCACCTTCGACGTGGCCGAGGGCGAGATCTTCGGCTTCATCGGCCCGAACGGCGCTGGCAAGACCACCACCATCCGGGTGATGACGACCCTGCTCGAACCCATGGCAGGGCGCGTGGAAGTGGACGGCATCGACGTCTCCCTCAATCCGTACGCCGTGCGTCGCCTCATCGGCTACATGCCCGATCACGCCGGCGTCTACGACCGGGTCACGGTGCGGGAGTACCTGGAGTTCTTCGCCGACGCCTTCCGCGTTCCCTCCGCCGACGTGGTCGACGCGGTCCTCGAACTCACCGAGCTACGGAGGATCCAGGACCGCGTCGTGGCCACGATGTCCAAGGGCATGAAGCAACGCCTGCAACTCGGGCGCATCCTGCTCCACGACCCGAAGGTGCTCATCCTCGACGAGCCGGCCAGCGATCTCGACCCGCGCGCACGGATCGAGATCCGCGACCTCCTGCTCGAGCTGCGCAGCCTGGGCAAGACGGTCTTCCTCTCCTCGCACATCCTCACCGAGCTGAGCGACGTCTGCACCTCGATCGGCATCCTCGAGCGAGGCCGCCTCGTCGTGGCAGGTCCCATCGGCGAGATCGGCGCTCGGCTCGAGGCCATCCGCGCTGCCCAGGCCATCGGACACCACCCGCCGCCGAACGCCCCCCATGGCCACGCCCCCCATGGCCGCGCCCCCCATGGCCACGCCCCCCATGGCCACGCCCCCTACGGCCACCTGCCACCAGGACACGCTCCACCCGCGCCCTACCCCGCGGTGAACGGCGCGCCGCCTCCAGCGTACCCTGGCGCTCCAGGCCAGACGCCTCCACCAGGACCGTCCATGGTCCCCGGCCACGCCGCCGTGCCAGGCCACGCCGTCGTACCAGGCCATCCACCCGCGCCTGGTGTCCCCCTCCCCGTCGCCATCCGGCGCAAGGTGAAGGTCAAGGTGCTGGGCGACGCCATCCGCGCCGCGTACTTCCTTCGAGGCGGACCCGGCATCATCGAGGTCGAGGTGATCGCCGGCCTGGTGCACGTCACCTTCGAGGGCGGTGAGGTGAAGATCGCCGAGATCGTGCAGCACCTCGTGAGGAACGGCGTGGGCGTCGTCGGTGTCGAACCCGAGAGAAACGAGCTCGAGCGGATCTTCCTGGAGGTCACGCGGGGAGAGGTACAGTGA
- a CDS encoding ABC transporter permease: MRFWLHQLRHAPNPIWLREMKQSVRLTRTPVFMTVLTVVLTLLIAFIGGVASTETSPAKTGVVLFHVFFSLAYLIVTLVGPAVAANSIAAEREGRTWEAVVLTGIPPADIARGKFLAAYTSMGMYIVMMAPVGALLFLFGGVTALEVIVAFALLFLIALVSVALGLAISSQMSNLRGAILLTLFCAACLASAAFVMGGPLLSVAVHEVWPGIIRGAPIWLPAAYERATFGLSYVLFLIVLPFLAIALPAWFLYEVTIANLSDPSDDRSSGVKRWFLVAMPLLTATAALPVSIVDVHDRVPAHFISMGAMVVFLSWATFLFASEPIGPSRRVLADWERSRASAFRRYLGPGVERTAFLLASLGIIALLMLTALGLIVLNDPAITSHEHHLQRLVCFASYAISFYLFMVGLAAFLRARSTTTIVVRLMLFSLLFGIAVGPWIFVAIASVISEARGDLTGAMAVGAPSPFYVFLMMARVGEADSEILMMAGAAAMLGWVTLGLALLVGARARCRQLLTAQAAIVAQTDEIVRAEDEQLSAAP, encoded by the coding sequence GTGCGGTTCTGGCTTCACCAGCTCCGACACGCGCCGAACCCCATCTGGCTCCGCGAGATGAAGCAGTCCGTGCGGCTCACGAGAACGCCGGTCTTCATGACCGTGCTCACCGTCGTGCTCACGCTGCTCATCGCCTTCATCGGAGGTGTCGCGTCGACCGAAACCTCTCCGGCGAAGACGGGCGTGGTGCTGTTCCACGTCTTCTTCTCTCTGGCGTACTTGATCGTCACCCTCGTCGGTCCGGCCGTGGCCGCGAACAGCATTGCCGCGGAGCGTGAAGGGAGGACGTGGGAAGCCGTGGTCCTCACGGGCATCCCCCCTGCCGACATCGCGCGGGGCAAATTCCTTGCCGCCTACACCTCGATGGGCATGTACATCGTGATGATGGCGCCCGTCGGCGCGCTGCTCTTCCTGTTCGGCGGCGTGACCGCGCTCGAGGTGATCGTCGCCTTCGCGCTCCTCTTCCTGATCGCGCTGGTCAGCGTCGCCCTCGGCCTGGCGATCAGCTCGCAGATGAGCAACCTCAGAGGGGCGATCCTGCTCACCCTGTTCTGCGCCGCCTGTCTCGCCAGCGCCGCGTTCGTCATGGGAGGACCCTTGCTCTCGGTGGCGGTTCACGAAGTCTGGCCTGGCATCATTCGCGGCGCACCCATCTGGTTGCCTGCCGCGTACGAGCGAGCGACCTTCGGACTGTCCTACGTCCTCTTCCTCATCGTCCTGCCGTTTCTGGCCATCGCGCTGCCTGCCTGGTTTCTCTACGAGGTCACCATCGCGAACCTCAGTGACCCGAGCGACGATCGCTCCTCGGGCGTGAAGCGCTGGTTTCTGGTCGCCATGCCTCTCTTGACCGCGACGGCCGCCCTCCCGGTCTCGATCGTCGACGTTCATGATCGCGTCCCGGCGCACTTCATCTCCATGGGCGCCATGGTGGTGTTCTTGAGCTGGGCCACCTTCCTCTTCGCCAGCGAGCCCATCGGCCCTTCGCGGCGGGTCCTCGCTGACTGGGAGCGGTCCCGCGCAAGCGCATTCCGGCGCTACCTCGGGCCCGGGGTGGAGCGCACCGCCTTTCTCCTCGCCTCCTTGGGCATCATCGCGCTGCTCATGCTCACCGCGCTCGGCCTCATCGTGCTGAACGATCCGGCGATCACCAGCCACGAGCATCACCTCCAGCGGCTCGTGTGCTTCGCCAGCTATGCCATCTCGTTCTATCTCTTCATGGTCGGCCTGGCCGCCTTCTTGAGAGCGCGCTCGACCACCACGATCGTTGTCAGGCTCATGCTCTTCTCGCTGCTGTTCGGCATCGCGGTCGGCCCCTGGATCTTCGTGGCGATCGCAAGTGTGATCTCCGAAGCACGTGGCGATCTGACCGGCGCGATGGCTGTCGGAGCCCCCTCACCGTTCTACGTCTTCCTGATGATGGCCAGGGTTGGAGAGGCCGACAGCGAGATCCTCATGATGGCCGGTGCGGCAGCGATGCTTGGGTGGGTGACACTCGGCCTCGCGCTGCTCGTGGGAGCGCGCGCTCGGTGCAGGCAGCTGCTGACGGCGCAAGCCGCGATCGTGGCGCAGACGGATGAGATTGTCCGCGCCGAAGACGAGCAACTCTCCGCAGCCCCCTGA